One Thalassospira sp. ER-Se-21-Dark genomic window carries:
- a CDS encoding RebB family R body protein, protein MPSAPPEQDGKKSQHHPASHHEDDHQCSVSDQITDSVAQTNVATMGAGPGYAALQSMMGQAQSQNILMANMVSAQKQNAMIGMTTMTQSILQMMKRRS, encoded by the coding sequence ATGCCATCGGCACCACCTGAGCAAGACGGCAAGAAATCCCAGCACCACCCCGCCAGTCACCATGAAGATGATCATCAGTGCTCGGTTTCAGATCAGATCACTGACAGCGTTGCCCAAACCAATGTTGCCACGATGGGGGCCGGTCCGGGCTACGCCGCGTTGCAATCCATGATGGGTCAGGCGCAATCGCAGAACATCCTGATGGCGAACATGGTTTCGGCCCAAAAGCAAAATGCCATGATCGGCATGACGACCATGACCCAGAGCATTCTGCAAATGATGAAACGTCGTAGTTAG
- a CDS encoding RebB family R body protein codes for MADNTPVNGMITDAVTQANVEVMGDAPAMAMGSLYQSLAHSHGILYENAVSSQHQVGISSQAATNQGVIQVYSVNTMAGAVATSKLAASDVPDNMLSLLSALKATTGTAVS; via the coding sequence ATGGCTGATAACACTCCGGTCAATGGTATGATTACCGACGCCGTCACCCAAGCCAATGTCGAGGTCATGGGTGATGCGCCGGCAATGGCCATGGGCTCGCTTTACCAGTCGCTGGCGCATTCTCATGGCATTCTCTATGAGAACGCTGTCAGCAGCCAGCATCAGGTGGGCATTTCCTCTCAGGCGGCCACCAATCAGGGCGTCATCCAGGTCTACTCTGTCAACACCATGGCGGGGGCCGTTGCGACCTCGAAACTCGCCGCAAGCGACGTTCCCGACAATATGCTTTCGCTGTTGTCGGCTCTTAAGGCCACGACCGGTACGGCCGTGTCTTAA
- a CDS encoding RebB family R body protein, whose product MADNTPLNGQITDAVTQANVKVLGDAPAMAMGSIFQSLAHSTGILYQNAVSAQQQNGITSQAATNQGILQIYSVDTMAGAVGTAKIAKSDVPDNMLTLLTTLQATRN is encoded by the coding sequence GTGGCTGATAACACTCCGCTAAATGGTCAGATCACAGATGCCGTGACCCAGGCGAACGTGAAAGTTCTGGGCGACGCCCCGGCAATGGCGATGGGTTCGATCTTCCAGTCCCTCGCTCATTCGACGGGCATCCTGTATCAGAACGCCGTCAGCGCCCAGCAGCAGAACGGCATCACCTCGCAGGCCGCGACCAATCAGGGCATCCTGCAGATCTATTCGGTTGACACGATGGCGGGGGCTGTCGGGACCGCCAAGATCGCCAAAAGCGATGTGCCCGACAATATGCTGACGCTTCTGACGACGCTTCAGGCAACCCGAAACTGA
- a CDS encoding RebB family R body protein, translated as MAIPTPVNGQITDAVTQANVKVLGDAPAMAMGSIFQSLAHSTGILYENAVSAQQQIGITSQAATNQGVIQIYSVDTMADSVATSKIAKSDVPDNMLSLLTALQATKG; from the coding sequence ATGGCGATTCCGACCCCGGTAAATGGTCAGATCACTGATGCAGTCACCCAGGCTAACGTGAAAGTTCTGGGCGACGCCCCGGCAATGGCAATGGGCTCGATCTTCCAGTCCCTCGCACATTCCACCGGCATTCTTTATGAAAACGCCGTCAGCGCACAGCAGCAGATCGGCATCACCTCGCAGGCCGCAACCAACCAGGGCGTCATCCAGATCTATTCGGTCGACACGATGGCAGACTCTGTTGCGACCTCCAAAATTGCCAAAAGCGACGTTCCCGACAACATGCTGTCGCTTCTTACCGCTCTTCAGGCAACCAAGGGCTGA
- a CDS encoding RNA polymerase sigma factor encodes MQNEKNSPQDEATLTEAEISFAKSLEQSLSLALGDDDKVTSIWSRLKPEQRARIAEDYLAKLAAVDDPGDQEADQKAGHDRLTPPASSALDARAIMQSMAPAAEPVKPADTRPAATATPGTATNQGQPRYSPPPGYPADFNPLAGFPGLEPSRSGPSPEDIIAGALGTPGGTPTDPLDILRGLVPGAESPTLRQPVPHVPVPQTPTAPETPNAPDDGQYSYSQSTHPQPDADLGPAAPNFWPLWIDQQDTLLKQCLKLMSGNMDDAQDALSEAMVKASTKFEESMDEIRNHRAWLSRIVHNACIDLHRQNRRKAEYREETHGAADTPASPMTAPITPSPEESYLAGEKLDQLEAALLEMQEKLRKPLLMRCVQDRTYDEIAAALGLSNCAVRKRVQLAREHLRASGIQ; translated from the coding sequence GTGCAGAACGAAAAGAACAGTCCGCAGGATGAGGCAACCCTGACAGAAGCCGAGATCAGCTTTGCCAAAAGTCTTGAACAAAGCCTGTCGCTGGCGTTGGGTGATGATGACAAGGTGACGTCAATCTGGTCCCGGTTAAAACCCGAACAACGGGCCCGCATTGCCGAAGATTATCTGGCAAAGCTTGCCGCAGTCGACGACCCCGGAGATCAAGAAGCCGATCAAAAGGCCGGTCACGACAGATTGACGCCCCCGGCAAGTAGCGCCCTTGATGCACGCGCCATCATGCAATCGATGGCACCTGCGGCAGAACCGGTAAAACCGGCAGACACCCGCCCCGCCGCAACCGCAACCCCCGGCACAGCAACAAACCAGGGCCAGCCGCGATACAGCCCGCCGCCCGGTTACCCGGCAGACTTCAACCCGCTGGCAGGCTTCCCGGGCCTTGAACCATCGCGGAGCGGCCCGAGCCCCGAAGACATCATTGCCGGTGCGCTTGGCACGCCTGGCGGCACACCGACCGACCCGCTTGATATCCTGCGTGGTCTGGTGCCGGGGGCAGAAAGCCCGACATTGCGCCAACCGGTGCCACATGTCCCTGTCCCGCAAACACCGACGGCACCGGAGACACCAAATGCCCCCGATGACGGGCAATACTCCTATTCACAATCCACGCATCCGCAACCGGATGCAGATTTGGGCCCGGCGGCACCAAATTTCTGGCCGCTGTGGATTGATCAGCAAGACACGCTTTTGAAGCAATGCCTGAAACTGATGTCAGGCAATATGGATGATGCGCAAGATGCGCTGTCCGAGGCCATGGTCAAGGCATCGACCAAATTCGAAGAATCGATGGATGAAATCCGCAATCATCGCGCCTGGCTGTCGCGCATTGTCCATAACGCCTGCATTGATTTGCACAGGCAAAACCGGCGCAAGGCGGAATATCGCGAAGAAACCCACGGGGCGGCAGATACCCCGGCCTCCCCGATGACAGCGCCGATCACACCAAGCCCCGAGGAATCATATCTCGCTGGTGAAAAACTTGATCAGCTCGAAGCCGCCCTTCTTGAGATGCAGGAAAAACTGCGCAAGCCGCTTTTGATGCGCTGTGTTCAGGACCGCACCTATGACGAAATTGCAGCGGCCCTGGGCTTAAGCAACTGCGCGGTGCGCAAGCGTGTTCAGCTTGCCCGCGAACACCTCAGGGCTTCGGGCATTCAATAA
- a CDS encoding class II glutamine amidotransferase, whose amino-acid sequence MCRWLSYIGDPVYLEKLVFEPRHSLVEQSLHAEQAKTPTNGDGFGLGWYDERPTPGLYREILPAWNDPNLRSLAHHIRSGLFFAHVRASTGTHTSRTNCHPFSNGQYLFMHNGQIGDYPLVRRSLEMMIEDEFYEGRQGSTDSELIFCLMLTLGLRDDPHRAIRRTIEVVENEMKVRGATSPFRFTACLSNGKSVCAIRHASDDKPPSLYWRKRDDHVIVVSEPLDAESDSWKAVAPNHTLHVEGDLTISEEATLVC is encoded by the coding sequence ATGTGTCGTTGGCTAAGCTATATCGGGGACCCGGTTTATCTGGAAAAGCTGGTCTTTGAGCCGCGCCATTCGCTGGTCGAACAAAGCCTGCACGCCGAACAGGCCAAAACGCCGACCAATGGCGATGGCTTTGGCCTTGGCTGGTATGACGAGCGCCCGACACCGGGGCTTTATCGCGAAATCCTGCCCGCCTGGAATGATCCGAACCTGCGATCGCTTGCCCATCATATCCGCTCCGGCCTTTTCTTTGCCCATGTCCGCGCCTCGACCGGCACCCACACCAGCCGCACCAATTGCCACCCGTTTTCCAACGGCCAGTATCTTTTTATGCATAACGGCCAGATTGGTGATTATCCGCTGGTGCGCCGATCCCTGGAAATGATGATCGAAGACGAATTTTACGAAGGCCGACAGGGCTCCACCGATAGCGAACTGATCTTTTGCCTGATGTTGACACTCGGCCTGCGCGATGATCCGCACCGTGCCATTCGCCGCACGATCGAGGTCGTTGAAAACGAAATGAAGGTGCGCGGTGCGACCTCACCGTTCCGTTTCACTGCCTGCCTGTCAAACGGCAAAAGCGTCTGCGCCATCCGCCACGCCAGCGACGATAAACCGCCATCACTTTACTGGCGCAAACGCGATGATCACGTGATTGTCGTCTCTGAACCGCTTGATGCCGAAAGCGATAGCTGGAAGGCGGTTGCGCCCAACCACACCCTGCATGTCGAAGGTGACCTGACCATCAGCGAAGAGGCCACGCTTGTTTGCTGA
- a CDS encoding DeoR/GlpR family DNA-binding transcription regulator, with protein sequence MTKTSDAVPLDRRRDRIVALVKSTGFMAVEELARRFNVSVQTIRTDLRDLHEQGRVFRRHGLAGPAPDPDNSAYEKREVWNRTGKMAIAVKVADLIPEGCTIAIGTGTTAELAAQHLASHRNLTVLTNNLHVVMALQNAPNVTLRLAGGTVRTRDLDIIGADSADFFGSMRADFGIVSVGGMSDEGDLLDFNMDEVRARRALVSCCDHAILMIDEKKVGRKALCRDGHASDFQTVLLNTAPSDALQRALVKARSQIVVVS encoded by the coding sequence GTGACTAAAACGTCTGATGCAGTGCCCCTTGACCGCCGACGCGACCGCATCGTCGCCCTTGTCAAATCGACCGGCTTTATGGCGGTCGAGGAACTGGCACGCCGGTTTAACGTCTCGGTCCAGACCATCCGCACCGATTTGCGCGATCTGCATGAACAGGGGCGCGTGTTTCGCCGTCATGGTCTGGCGGGCCCGGCCCCCGATCCGGATAACTCGGCCTATGAAAAACGTGAAGTCTGGAACCGGACGGGCAAAATGGCGATTGCCGTGAAGGTCGCCGACCTGATCCCGGAGGGTTGCACGATTGCGATTGGCACCGGCACCACCGCCGAACTCGCCGCCCAGCATCTGGCATCGCATCGCAACTTAACGGTTCTCACAAACAATCTGCATGTGGTGATGGCCCTGCAAAACGCACCGAATGTGACGCTTCGCCTTGCCGGTGGCACGGTCCGCACCCGCGACCTTGATATCATCGGCGCAGACAGCGCGGATTTTTTCGGCAGCATGCGGGCCGATTTCGGGATTGTCAGCGTGGGGGGCATGAGTGACGAAGGTGATTTGCTGGACTTCAATATGGATGAAGTCCGCGCCAGACGCGCACTGGTATCGTGCTGCGACCATGCGATCCTGATGATCGACGAGAAGAAGGTTGGCCGCAAAGCCCTTTGCCGTGACGGCCACGCCAGCGATTTTCAGACGGTACTGCTCAACACCGCACCAAGCGATGCCCTGCAACGCGCACTGGTCAAGGCACGCAGTCAGATTGTTGTGGTGTCTTAA
- a CDS encoding ABC transporter substrate-binding protein, which produces MRNVLLAAVASAAMMLPVVGQAAEKLVLYTSQPNKDAQTTVDAFMAANPDIEVEWVRDGTTKLMAKLRAEIAAGDPRPDVLLIADTVTLEGLKQEGQLQAYKSGEASAYEDGLYDGEGYYYSTKLITSGIVYNTAVKAPTSWKDLADPAVKNQIAMPSPLYSGAALIHLSTLTENKDLGWDYYQALAANEARAKGGNGGTFKAVASGEKPYGVVVDFLAIRGKADGSPVDFVFPSEGVTYVTEPVAIMKDAKNVDAAHKFVDFLLSEQGQELVLDMGYIPARNDMALPAGFPARSEIKLMDFNPAIALEQAEANKQKFADMFGAE; this is translated from the coding sequence ATGCGTAACGTTCTTCTTGCTGCGGTTGCCTCTGCCGCGATGATGCTGCCGGTTGTGGGGCAGGCTGCTGAAAAGCTGGTTCTTTATACCAGTCAGCCAAACAAGGATGCCCAGACCACTGTTGATGCCTTTATGGCTGCCAACCCCGATATTGAAGTTGAGTGGGTCCGTGATGGTACCACCAAACTGATGGCGAAACTGCGTGCGGAAATCGCTGCTGGCGACCCGCGCCCGGATGTTCTTCTGATTGCCGATACCGTGACTCTTGAAGGTCTCAAGCAGGAAGGTCAGCTGCAGGCCTATAAATCGGGCGAGGCAAGTGCCTATGAAGACGGTCTTTATGACGGTGAAGGCTATTACTATTCGACCAAGCTGATCACCAGCGGCATCGTTTACAACACCGCCGTTAAAGCCCCGACATCGTGGAAAGACCTTGCTGATCCGGCGGTGAAAAACCAGATCGCAATGCCAAGCCCGCTTTATTCCGGTGCGGCCCTTATTCATCTCTCCACCCTGACCGAGAACAAGGATCTTGGCTGGGATTACTATCAGGCACTGGCGGCGAACGAAGCACGCGCCAAGGGTGGCAATGGCGGCACCTTCAAGGCGGTTGCTTCAGGTGAAAAGCCTTATGGTGTGGTTGTCGACTTCCTTGCGATCCGTGGCAAGGCCGATGGATCGCCGGTTGATTTCGTCTTCCCGTCTGAAGGTGTCACCTATGTGACCGAGCCGGTCGCGATCATGAAAGACGCCAAGAACGTCGATGCCGCCCACAAGTTCGTTGACTTCCTTCTGTCCGAACAGGGTCAGGAACTGGTCCTTGATATGGGCTATATCCCGGCACGCAACGATATGGCACTTCCGGCCGGTTTCCCGGCACGCAGCGAAATCAAGTTGATGGACTTCAATCCGGCCATCGCGCTGGAACAGGCCGAAGCCAACAAACAGAAATTCGCAGACATGTTCGGGGCTGAATAA
- a CDS encoding iron ABC transporter permease: protein MQATGRLRGVLPGIIAKPNGNRSSDRLLIWLVVPVFIISILPILRLGFEGVMVGGVPSFDYFHDVLGNSSTWRATANSLYTAGLGTIISLLIGGSFAFLVALTDIRAKAALVFCFMIPMMIPPQITALSWVQLTGPSSALLNAIGMAPPLGSPQPLYSAEGIALLLGIQHASIVFLTLRANLRMLPREQIEAARLAGARGGRLWWQIILPLTSPGLIAGTAMAFVTALGNFGIPAMLGIPAGYQTLPTLIYQKLAGFGPSVLGEVSVLAMLIGAIAICGVALHHRLLSKRDYRLMGMVGRPLDVKLGARRSLVEIALWTVLVAILVIPLLALFTTALVPAFGVKLTFANATFEAFHEVMFVQPSTIRAFQNSFVLSVGAAVTLVVMCLPLAYVMVRRSSNLTKLINLLVEVPYALPGVVLAIACILLFIRIPLIDVSLYGTLAIIFVAYLARFLVIALRPVMNSFTQLDPALEEAAQACGAGLSRRLRDILLPLAAPSAAAGALLVFLTAFNELTVSALLWSAGNETLGVLIFNLDDSGDTVLASAVAVLVVLVVIALMSCFQLAARRLPKGVVPWQT, encoded by the coding sequence ATGCAGGCTACAGGTCGCCTTCGCGGCGTTCTGCCTGGCATAATCGCCAAACCAAATGGCAACCGGTCTTCGGACCGGTTGCTGATTTGGTTGGTGGTGCCGGTATTTATTATTTCGATTTTGCCGATCCTGCGCCTTGGGTTTGAAGGCGTGATGGTCGGTGGTGTGCCTTCGTTTGATTATTTTCACGACGTGCTGGGCAATTCATCAACCTGGCGCGCCACGGCAAACAGTCTTTATACCGCCGGTCTTGGGACGATTATCTCCCTTTTGATTGGCGGCTCTTTTGCCTTTCTGGTCGCACTGACCGATATCCGCGCCAAGGCCGCATTGGTGTTCTGTTTCATGATCCCGATGATGATCCCGCCACAGATCACGGCCCTTAGTTGGGTGCAACTGACCGGGCCGAGCAGTGCGCTTTTGAACGCCATTGGCATGGCCCCGCCGCTGGGATCGCCCCAGCCGCTTTATTCCGCCGAGGGCATCGCGCTTTTGCTGGGGATCCAGCATGCCTCCATCGTGTTTCTGACATTGCGGGCAAACCTACGCATGTTGCCCCGCGAACAGATCGAAGCCGCCCGACTGGCCGGCGCACGTGGCGGGCGTTTGTGGTGGCAGATCATTTTGCCGCTGACCAGTCCGGGCCTGATTGCCGGAACCGCCATGGCCTTTGTTACCGCGCTTGGCAACTTTGGCATTCCGGCGATGCTGGGCATTCCGGCAGGCTACCAGACGCTGCCGACATTGATCTATCAAAAGCTTGCCGGGTTTGGCCCGTCCGTTCTGGGCGAGGTTTCCGTTCTTGCCATGCTGATCGGGGCGATTGCGATTTGTGGGGTCGCGCTGCATCACCGGTTGCTGTCCAAACGGGATTATCGCCTGATGGGGATGGTCGGGCGTCCTTTGGATGTCAAACTCGGTGCGCGCCGAAGCTTGGTTGAAATAGCCCTTTGGACGGTATTGGTCGCCATTCTGGTCATTCCGCTTTTGGCCCTGTTTACCACCGCACTGGTGCCGGCCTTTGGCGTCAAGCTGACATTCGCCAATGCCACGTTCGAGGCGTTTCACGAAGTCATGTTCGTGCAGCCATCGACCATTCGCGCATTCCAGAACAGCTTTGTTCTGTCCGTGGGGGCGGCGGTGACGCTTGTTGTGATGTGTCTGCCGCTGGCCTATGTCATGGTGCGACGTTCATCGAACCTGACCAAGCTGATCAATCTTCTGGTCGAGGTGCCCTATGCCTTGCCCGGCGTGGTTCTGGCGATTGCCTGCATCTTGCTGTTTATCCGCATTCCGCTGATTGATGTCAGTCTGTATGGCACGCTTGCGATCATTTTTGTCGCGTACTTGGCGCGTTTTCTGGTGATTGCGCTGCGCCCTGTCATGAACAGCTTTACCCAGCTTGATCCGGCGCTTGAAGAAGCAGCGCAAGCTTGCGGGGCAGGCTTGTCGCGCCGCTTGCGCGATATTCTCTTGCCGCTGGCAGCACCCTCGGCCGCGGCCGGTGCGCTTTTGGTTTTCCTGACCGCCTTTAACGAACTGACGGTTTCGGCCCTGTTGTGGTCGGCCGGGAACGAGACGTTGGGCGTTTTGATTTTCAATCTTGATGACAGTGGCGACACCGTTCTGGCCTCGGCCGTGGCGGTTCTGGTCGTGCTGGTGGTGATCGCGCTGATGAGCTGTTTTCAGCTTGCCGCGCGTCGTTTGCCCAAAGGAGTTGTACCGTGGCAGACATAA
- a CDS encoding ABC transporter ATP-binding protein has translation MADINLSRITKCFGDYRAVNQVSLDIADGEFVALLGPSGCGKTTLLRLLAGFEEPDHGQISLGGQIMASPENNVMISPEDRNLGIVFQSYALWPHMTVARNVGYPLEVRGLSRADQDRKIAEALDIVALGPYANRSPSELSGGQRQRVALARCLVMEPRAVLLDEPLANLDVHLRETMQQAFLDFHRRTGATMIYVTHDQAEAMAMADRIAVMDKGHIRQMAAPETLYREPADLMVAGFVGAGAVLPVQGVTVGSNGNCSVQLGQSSITARICPKLADDISTANAGLCLRPEDVWVTDDAPLRGQVDDCVYLGGRFRLSVRIGADQTLPVYANRRARIGEQVGLKVNDGWVFDRMSGEAA, from the coding sequence GTGGCAGACATAAATCTTTCGCGCATTACCAAATGCTTTGGCGATTATCGGGCGGTTAATCAGGTCTCGCTTGATATCGCTGATGGGGAATTCGTGGCCCTGCTGGGCCCGTCGGGCTGTGGCAAGACGACCCTTTTGCGGTTGCTTGCCGGGTTCGAGGAACCCGATCACGGCCAGATTTCACTGGGTGGTCAGATCATGGCAAGTCCTGAAAACAATGTCATGATCAGTCCCGAAGATCGAAATCTTGGCATCGTGTTTCAGTCCTATGCCCTTTGGCCGCATATGACAGTCGCGCGCAATGTCGGCTATCCGCTTGAGGTGCGCGGGCTCAGCCGTGCCGATCAGGATCGCAAGATTGCCGAGGCACTCGATATCGTCGCCCTTGGCCCCTATGCCAATCGCAGTCCGTCGGAACTATCGGGTGGCCAACGTCAACGTGTTGCGCTGGCACGCTGCCTTGTCATGGAACCGCGTGCGGTGTTGCTCGACGAGCCGCTTGCCAACCTTGATGTGCACTTGCGCGAAACCATGCAACAGGCGTTTCTGGATTTCCATCGCCGCACCGGGGCGACAATGATTTACGTCACCCATGACCAGGCTGAGGCCATGGCAATGGCCGACCGGATTGCGGTGATGGACAAGGGCCATATCCGCCAGATGGCAGCCCCCGAAACCCTGTACCGCGAACCGGCCGATCTGATGGTGGCGGGCTTTGTTGGTGCTGGCGCGGTCCTGCCGGTACAAGGTGTAACGGTCGGAAGTAACGGCAACTGTTCTGTCCAGTTGGGGCAAAGCAGCATTACCGCACGCATCTGCCCGAAACTGGCCGATGACATTAGTACTGCCAATGCCGGTCTTTGCCTGCGGCCCGAGGACGTCTGGGTCACGGATGATGCGCCGTTGCGCGGACAAGTCGATGATTGCGTCTATCTCGGCGGGCGGTTCCGCCTTTCGGTTCGGATTGGCGCAGATCAGACATTACCGGTCTATGCCAACCGCCGTGCCCGCATCGGCGAACAGGTCGGCCTTAAGGTCAATGACGGCTGGGTGTTTGACCGCATGTCGGGTGAGGCCGCCTGA
- a CDS encoding MBL fold metallo-hydrolase codes for MSARMRVLSGLGEKGPACLRLEFFNRRWLLDCGVGPESDQGFDPAWLNKVNAVFITHDHIDHIGAAGEIIEAGLPIYCTEVTARSLPKGANVVPLPPFGEIQVDGVTVTTGRTGHSFGGVWLHFELGGGVLYSGDFCQESEYFLYDAPPGAATVLLDASYGMEQLTQQVRIDSLLTTMTKLDGQILFPVPPSGRAAEMALLFERHGLTDWSMDDRCYGQVKQVLDADGSDYVASDAIRQLRSLKDKAKHFNPNARLLLCHAPCATFGKARELIDQWRDAGRMGASAHVIFTGFMPIEARKMVEKGHAHFRRWNVHPLASHVIDLANQCHAMQVVPLFTSRPEDFGLVDGFDGRLQLADRFYL; via the coding sequence ATGTCAGCCCGTATGCGTGTACTTTCCGGTCTTGGTGAAAAGGGACCGGCCTGTCTCAGACTGGAATTCTTTAACCGGCGATGGCTTCTTGATTGCGGGGTTGGGCCGGAAAGTGATCAGGGATTTGATCCGGCGTGGCTTAATAAAGTTAACGCTGTTTTCATTACCCATGACCATATCGACCATATCGGGGCGGCGGGTGAAATCATTGAGGCCGGCTTGCCGATCTATTGCACCGAGGTTACAGCGCGCTCCCTGCCCAAGGGGGCCAATGTCGTTCCCTTGCCACCCTTTGGCGAAATTCAGGTCGATGGTGTGACCGTCACCACCGGGCGCACTGGCCATTCCTTTGGCGGGGTGTGGCTGCATTTCGAACTGGGCGGCGGGGTGCTGTATTCCGGGGATTTTTGTCAGGAATCGGAGTATTTCCTTTATGATGCGCCGCCCGGTGCCGCAACCGTGTTGCTTGATGCATCTTACGGCATGGAACAGCTGACCCAGCAGGTCCGGATTGACAGCCTTTTGACCACCATGACGAAACTGGATGGGCAAATCCTGTTTCCCGTGCCGCCCAGTGGCCGGGCCGCGGAAATGGCGCTTCTGTTTGAACGCCATGGTCTGACCGACTGGTCGATGGATGATCGCTGTTACGGGCAGGTCAAACAAGTGCTTGATGCCGATGGATCGGATTACGTCGCAAGTGACGCGATCCGCCAGTTGCGCAGCCTCAAGGACAAGGCAAAGCATTTCAATCCGAATGCACGCTTGCTGCTATGTCATGCGCCATGCGCGACCTTTGGCAAGGCGCGCGAACTGATTGATCAATGGCGGGATGCAGGGCGGATGGGGGCAAGTGCGCATGTGATTTTCACCGGTTTCATGCCGATCGAGGCGCGCAAGATGGTCGAAAAGGGCCATGCCCATTTCCGGCGTTGGAACGTACACCCCTTGGCAAGCCACGTGATTGACCTTGCCAATCAATGCCATGCGATGCAGGTCGTGCCCTTATTCACCAGCCGGCCAGAGGATTTTGGGCTTGTCGACGGGTTTGACGGGCGGCTACAGCTTGCGGATCGGTTCTATTTGTAA
- a CDS encoding histidine phosphatase family protein, with translation MIYAAEKFDFPKLPFVFIRHGETDANRAGIIAGSNEPPLNETGRAQALAIAPLMAMAKWRAVYVSPQDRARTTANLVLPGYDARVLDGLRERHWGDLEGRPISELCPRFDTPPNGEGFDAMCQRVSFAMQQALAEVSDDLTVIVAHSGVARCILYMTGFEADGPRVPNATPILFRPMEIGWEYENLTENLIKEISA, from the coding sequence ATGATCTATGCCGCTGAAAAGTTCGATTTTCCCAAACTGCCGTTTGTGTTCATCCGGCACGGGGAAACCGATGCCAACCGGGCGGGGATCATTGCCGGGTCAAACGAACCTCCGCTGAATGAAACCGGTCGCGCACAGGCGCTGGCGATTGCGCCCCTAATGGCGATGGCGAAATGGCGGGCGGTTTATGTCAGTCCGCAGGACCGGGCACGCACGACGGCCAATCTGGTGCTGCCGGGTTATGACGCCAGGGTGCTTGATGGCCTGCGCGAACGTCATTGGGGCGATCTGGAAGGCAGGCCGATCTCCGAACTTTGCCCGCGCTTTGACACCCCGCCCAATGGCGAGGGGTTTGATGCCATGTGTCAACGGGTGTCCTTTGCCATGCAACAGGCCCTGGCCGAGGTCAGTGATGACCTGACCGTGATCGTTGCCCATTCCGGGGTGGCGCGCTGCATTCTTTACATGACCGGGTTTGAGGCCGATGGCCCGCGCGTGCCCAACGCCACCCCGATCCTGTTCCGCCCGATGGAAATCGGCTGGGAGTATGAAAATTTGACCGAAAACCTGATCAAGGAGATTTCTGCGTGA
- a CDS encoding HAD family hydrolase, with amino-acid sequence MTEPKARDARDARDAVVFDMDGTLAHFDADALGHLVHGVEKQWDAFFDAMDHAKPIENIEKLLRILHASGHAILICSGRPAGWQHRSESWLRAHDIPFDGMYLRPEDADHRSDEEVKEDLLAKIIADGFNPWLVVDDRRRVVDKWRDMGLTCLQCAPGDF; translated from the coding sequence GTGACTGAACCCAAAGCCCGTGATGCGCGTGATGCCCGAGACGCTGTGGTGTTCGATATGGATGGCACGCTGGCGCATTTTGATGCCGATGCTTTGGGGCATCTGGTTCATGGTGTGGAAAAACAGTGGGATGCGTTCTTTGACGCCATGGATCACGCCAAGCCGATTGAAAATATCGAGAAATTGCTGCGCATCCTGCATGCATCGGGCCATGCGATCCTGATCTGTTCGGGCCGTCCGGCCGGATGGCAGCATCGATCAGAATCCTGGCTGCGCGCCCATGACATCCCGTTTGATGGTATGTATCTGCGGCCCGAGGACGCCGATCATCGCAGTGATGAAGAGGTCAAGGAAGACCTGCTGGCCAAGATCATCGCCGATGGTTTCAATCCGTGGCTGGTGGTCGATGACCGCAGGCGGGTGGTCGATAAATGGCGCGATATGGGATTGACTTGCCTGCAATGTGCGCCGGGTGATTTCTAG
- the msrB gene encoding peptide-methionine (R)-S-oxide reductase MsrB yields MSKYHKDPDAIRDLSPEQYYVTQESGTEPPFRNDFWDHKEDGLYVDIVSGEPLFTSRDKFDSGCGWPSFVKPVETDNVIAKEDNTHGMRRVEVRSKHGDSHLGHVFPDGPKDRGGLRYCINSASLRFIPVADLEAEGYGEYAKFFE; encoded by the coding sequence ATGAGCAAATATCACAAAGACCCGGATGCCATCCGCGACCTGTCGCCTGAACAGTATTACGTGACACAGGAAAGCGGCACCGAACCGCCGTTTCGCAATGATTTCTGGGATCACAAGGAAGACGGGCTTTATGTCGATATCGTCTCGGGCGAGCCGCTTTTTACCTCGCGCGACAAGTTCGATAGCGGCTGTGGCTGGCCAAGTTTTGTAAAGCCGGTCGAAACCGACAATGTTATCGCCAAAGAAGACAACACGCATGGCATGCGCCGGGTTGAGGTCCGATCCAAACATGGCGACAGCCATCTTGGTCACGTCTTCCCCGATGGCCCGAAGGATCGCGGCGGGTTGCGGTATTGCATCAATTCGGCGTCGCTGCGCTTCATCCCGGTCGCGGATCTTGAGGCCGAAGGCTATGGGGAATACGCAAAATTTTTTGAATAA